In Shewanella sp. GD04112, the sequence TCGCCCTCAAACAGCGTGACATCGCCCGCCTTGAAGTAGTCATTAATCGCCTCGCCGTCCAAATTGCTGTTAAAACTGTAATCGCTGGCACAGGCGCTAAGCATTAGCACTAATGCACTTGAGAGGATGATTTTCATGGTTTGACCTGAGAGTAAGGGTAAATAAGCGCAGTCCAACGGACTGCGCGTTATCGAGCGATTTATCTGAGCAAATTCTAGCGCTTAAGATACTTTTGATAAAGCTGCTGGTGGCGATTATTCAGATCTATTTGCCGTCCTTCAATCCAGATCGCATTAATTTTGTTGCTTATAGGGTCGAGGATATCCCCGTCACTCAGCACAACACTGCCCTGATAACCGATGGCTATGGCGCCTAAATCGGTGATCCCCAGCAGTTTTGCTGCATCTAAGGTCACCGATTTTAATGCTTGCTCGGGCGTGACGCCGTAAGCGGCACTGTAGCCCGCGGCATAGGGAAGGTTACGACTGTTCCAATCCGATGAAAATCCAAGGGCATAGGGAATGCCTGCACTTGCCAGTAACGAAGGGATTTTAAAGGGTAAATCCACAGGTTCATCTTTTCGTTTGGGCAGACTCAGGGTGTGCGGGTAAATCACACTGGCGTTAACTTCCCTCAAGCTTGAAGCTAATCGCCACGCATCATAGCCTCCGACAATCACCAATTTAAATTGATATTTTTTAGTCAGGGCAATGACTTGCTCAATTTGGCTGACGCTGTCCGCATGGGCAAATAGCGTGGCCTTGCCTTGGTATAGGGGCAACATGGCCTGCCAACGTAAATTGGTTGTCTTGGCCGAATCCTTTGCTTTATGACTTAAAAAGTAGCGATAGCCATCCTCAAAGGCTGTGGTCAGTTTATCTATGGCCTGCTGATTTTTCTCTATGGCCTTGGCTTTTTCCTTTTCATCTTCAGGCATGCGCTTGATTTGTGGCCAGTAAACATGGAATTGGCCTTCGCTTGGTTGCAGGGCGTCCTCAATCGTCCAAGCATCGAGGTCGACGATCACAGATTGGCCGGCTAATCCATCCCCACTGGGGACGATTTGGGCGTGGGTGATGCCATTGTAACGAATGGTCGGCAATAACTCTGAATCTGGGTTGTAAGCCGTCGCCGCGCTAATTTGCGGATTAAAATCACCGACTTCTGCATTATCGACGGTTGGGCGCACCATCTCGATTTCGACTAAACCGAGACTGGTATCGAGTGCGATAAGGCCGGGGTATAAGTGTTTACCCGTGGCATCGATGACCTGCGCTTGGCTATCAGCGCCATTGACGCTTAGCTGTGGCCCGATGGCGCTAATTTTACCTTGCTCAATCAACACATCGGTATTGGTTAATGTCCCTTGGCTGACGGTATGCACTGTGGCATTTTTAATCAACACGCTCTGGGTTTGCTTGGCCGCAGGGACGAGATTATGTGCCTGGGCTGACAGCGCGACAGCCAGTGTCGACAGCAGCAAGCTAGTGGGTAAGTGCTTCATTATTTTGCTCCCTGATGATGTTGGCCCCAAGCTTGATAATGGGTATCGCAGTGCCATTGTGGCTCGTTAAGCGGTGTGACTTTCTCACCCGCCTTGGCGTTATCATCACTACTGAGAATTTTTTGGATAAGGGCGGCGCGCTCTGCGACGACCTGCTGCTGGGCAAGTTGGTCTTGGTCGCGATCGAAATAGCGTTTGCCTTCGACCCAAGCCTGCGTCACTTTGGCGTAAATTGACAGCGGCTCGGCGTTCCAAAGCACGATATCGGCCATTTTGCCTGGGGTGAGTGAGCCAACGTACTCATCGACCCTGAGTTGTTTCGCCGGGTTGATGGTCACCATATTCCAGGCATCTTCTTTAGACATATCGCAATACATCATTGACTTCGCCGCTTCTTGGTTGAGTCTGCGCTGCATTTCGTAGTCGTCAGAGTTGATGCTGGTGAGCACGCCCTGTTTCTGCATCAGGCAGGCGTTTTGTGGAATCGCATCATAGACTTCGAACTTATAGGCCCACCAATCGGCAAAGGTCGAGGCGCCTGCGCCATGGGCGGCCAGTTCACTGGCAACCTTGTAACCTTCGAGTACGTGGGTAAAGGTTTGCACCTTAAAGTGATAGGCTTCGGCTAATCGCAAGAACATCAATATTTCTGACTGCACATAGGAGTGGATATGCACATCACGCTGCTGCTTTAACACTTCGGCGACCGCCTGTAGGCGATAGCTTGGACGTGGTGCAATGGTTTTCTTCTTCTCGCTGCTGCGTAAGTCATCATAGTCCTTCAGCCCTTTCTCATAGGCGATTGCGGCATCGAAGGTTTCTTCAAATAAGGCTTTTACGCCCATGCGCGTCTGTGGGAAGCGCTGAACAAACTTTTCACCCCAGTTACTCTGTTTGACGTTTTCGCCAAGGGCGAATTTGATACTGGCAGGGGCGTTAGCAAATTTAAGCTGCTCGGCACTTTCACCCCATTTCATCTTGATTAACTGGGATTGACCACCAATTGGGTTAGCGCTGCCATGGAGTAATTGTGCGCTGGTGACACCGCCCGCGAGTGCGCGATAGATAGAGATATCTTCGGGATTGATCACATCGCCAATCCGCACTTCTGAGGTGACCGCATCTGTACCTTCATTAGTGCCACCATTGATAGCAATATGGGAATGCTCATCTACGATCCCCGCAGTTAAGTGCTTACCCGTTGCATCGAGGACTTGATAACCCGAAGGCGTGCTGAGTTGCTGACCGATTTTTTCAATTCGGCCATTGGCCATTAACAGATCCGCATGTTCTAAAATGCCCTGTTTATCTGAGGTCCACAGGGTGGCATTTTTAATATGGAGTTTCTCGGCTTTTGGCGCTTCGCTCAAACCATAGGCAACGTTAGGGTAGGTGAGTTGACTCACTAAGGTTGGTGCAGCATCGGTTTTAGGCGTGCCTTCTTGTTCCGTCTTTGGACTCGAAGCGATGGCAATACCCGCCACATTAATGCTGCGACTTTGGGCGTCCACCATACGGCCTTGAATGCCATCTTTAGCGAGCCAGAGGGTAAAACGGCTGATGCCATGAATGCCCGCATCGCTTAAATCGGCGTTAAAGCTCACGCGGCCGTCGTCTTCAAGCTGAAGATTGGTGAGTGCAATGCTCTTCTCGCCACTGCTCAACTGACCCTTGAAGGTGGTTTTGCCTGCTTTGCCCGTTTCTTCAAGATTTAGATCTAAGGTGAGATTATTCAGCGTGAGCTGATAGTCACCCAAGAGTTTAGCCTGTGGGAGTGAGCGAATGGACTGCTCTTCGCCCTGCAGCCAGACGCTATAAATCTGGCCATCCTTAAAGATATTGCCCTTAGTAATCACAAAGTCGGCCATATAGCCGGGGGCAAGTTTACCGGCGAAGTCGGCCGTACCCGCCATCTCGGCGGCTTGAGTCGTCAGGGCTGCGAGGGCATTGTCCTCACTTAATCCCTGCGCGATGGCTTGACGTAGGCGAGGCCAAAATGCCTCGGTCTTAATGCCAAATTGAGTAAAGGCAAAGGGGATGCCCGCATTCGCCACTGCCGCGGGGTTTGTGGGCGCGCGTTCCCATTGTCTGAGTTCTGCAAGGGAGACTTCACGGTCAGCATCATCGGTGCCAACATCGGGTGCTTGCGGATAGTTGAGCGGCAGGATCAGGGGATAATGCAGGGCCTTTAATTCATTGATGCGCGCATATTCTTGACCACTTGCGAGTAGGTTGGCGGGTTGCTGGTGTTCTTTGAGCAGGTTCGCAGCGCGCAGTAAATCGTTGAGGTTTTTTGTTTCAAAGACGATTTGTTTCTCGGCTAAGTTATCTAAGCGTTCGAAGGCAATATTAAATTCAATTTGAGCACTTGCTGAATTATTAACCGATTTGTGCTTATTTTGGTTATACCAGTTAGCATCGGCAAAGGTTTGTCGGATAAGTGCAATACTGCCCATCAGAGAATTGGGGTAGTCTTGTTCAGACGTGCCTTTATCGAAGGCCATAAAAGGTTGGCTGCGAGCGCGATAAATCACCTCGTTGGCGGTTTTATCGGCTAATGAAAGGCTCACACCCGTACCGCGGAAAATACCGTCGAGTTTACTGCTTTGTACGCTGGTAAAGCCGTTATTGATCCAATCTCTTGCGCGTTCTTTATTTGGGTAAACGTAATTAAACCATTCTTTTTCAGCGTGAATTGCGCCATTTTCTGCATTACCGCCGATACGCTTAATATCATATACCGGACGAGTCAGCCCCAATTTGGGATATTCAAACTCGATACCATAATCGGTAAAGGGATCGATAAAACCGGGATAGATAGTATAACCACTGAGATCAACTTTTAATGCCGCTGCTGGGATATCCCCTTTTTCAATAATGGCTTTGATCCGATTGTTTTCAACTAATAATGTGGCATTTGTGAGTCGCTTCCCTGGCGCCATGATTAATTCAGCATTGGTGAAGGCCGTTAACTTATTGACGGGGGCGATGGGATTGGCCTCGGCAAAAATGTTGTGGGATACAAAACTACTTATAATGCCGCAGCTTATTATTATCTTATTGTTTATCTGCATTTTTTATTCACTTAGACGGAGGGGGAATAAAGAGTAACCTAAAGCAGATGTAAATACTAAAGCTGAATTGTAACGCAATTTAAGCATTTGCTTGAATGCAATGGTGGTGGCATTCAGGCATAAAAAAGCTCGCAGGGCGCGAGCTTTTTTATGTTACTCAGTGGTAATAGCAAACGGCTATTACCAGCACGGTATTGGATTAGATTAAGAAATCATCCATAGAACGGCCTTTATTGACTTCGTTCTTAAATACCGTTGGCATACGACCTTGACCAGTCCACTGGATCACTTCGCCGTTTACTTCGATTTGGTATTTTGCTGGACGTGGAGCGCGTTTTTTACCTGCAGCTTTAACTGCAACGCCACCTAAGTCGTCGATTGATAAACCAACTGCTTCCATTTGTTGGCGGATTTCTTCGATTTTAGCATTACGTGCAGCAATAGCTTGCTGCTCTTCTGCTGCCATTGACTCACGCTCAACTAAAATTTTATCTAGCTTAGCCGCTAAATCTCGCAGTTCTTCAATGCTGAGATCTTTTACTGCAGCTTTAAAACGACGACCGTGAGTTAATATCTCTAAAAATTCGCTCATATCTATTTTCGTCCCACTCTATTTTTATTACAGGATAATGGTGAACAACAGCTAAATGATAGAAAGTAATATAGCTCGAATCAAATAAAATTATGCAATAAACAGAAATTAAATATTATTTAATTTTTGAACTTTTTAAATATGGCAGATAAGTGTTCAAAAATGTGGCCAATACCACAGTCTTAAAAAATGCAAACAGGCGTTTGAGTTTGGTTGACGTTAACGTTAACAGGACGTAAAGTGGCTCTATCCTGCATTGGTGATGACCAATGTTTTGTCCATGTACATGAAATTGTAGGAAGGAAACCCTATGAAAGTATTGGTGCCTGTTAAGCGCGTAGTTGATGCCAATGTGAAGGTCAGGGTAAAAGCTGACAACACCAGCGTTGATACCGCAAACCTCAAAATGGCGTTGAACCCTTTTTGTGAAATTGCAGTAGAAGAAGCGGTTCGTTTAAAAGAAGCGGGCAGTGCTACTGAAGTAGTGGTCGTCAGTATCGGCAATAAAGCCGTTCAAGAACAATTGCGTACCGCGTTAGCACTAGGTGCTGACCGTGCGATTCACATTGATACTGAAGAAGAGTTAACCCCAGTATCGATTGCCAAATTACTCAAAGCCGTACAAGAAAAAGAACAAGCGCAATTAGTGCTGTTTGGTAAGCAATCTATCGATGGCGATAATAACCAAACTGGCCAAATGTTTGCGGCATTAACGGATATGCCACAAGCCACTTTTGCTTCTGAAATCAAAGTCGAAGGTCATTCAGTGCAAGTGGCTCGCGAGATAGATGGCGGGATGCAAACCTTAAGTCTGCCGCTGCCAGCTGTGGTGACTGCCGATTTACGTTTGAACGAACCTCGTTACGCTTCATTGCCTAACATCATGAAAGCTAAACGTAAGCCATTAGATGTGCTCACTGTTGCGGATTTAGGTGTGACGCTAAAAGCCCATCAAACTGTGGTGAAGGTGACGCCACCTGCCGAACGTAAGGCGGGCATCATGGTTGCGTCGGTAGCTGAGCTGGTTGAAAAGTTAAAGAATGAAGCGAAGGTGATCTAAATGGCCATTTTAGTATTAGCAGAACACGATAATGCGGCACTGAAACTGGATACCGCAAAGGTTGTCACCGCTGCGTGTGCCATTGGTGATGATGTGCATGTATTGGTGGTAGGTCACCAATGTGGCGCCGTGGCACAAGCCGCGCAAGCCTTACAAGGTGTCGCTCAAGTATTAGTCGCCGATAACAGTGCCTATGAAGCGCATTTAGCCGAAAACGTAGCTAAATTGTTGGTGGACTTAGCACCAAACTACAGCCATATCTTGGCTGCAGCATCGAGCGCTGGCAAAGATACGCTACCACGTGTGGCGGCCTTGTTAGACGTTGCGCAAATTTCTGAAGTGATTGGCGTGGTGAGCAGTGATACTTTTGTTCGCCCGATTTACGCGGGTAACGCTTTAGCGACAGTACAAAGCCATGACGCGATTAAAGTGATGACAGTCCGTGCCAGTGCCTTCGATGCAGCGGCGCAGGGCAACAGTGCCGCCGTGACCACCTTAGATAAAGTATTTGAAGCCAAAACCCAGTTTGTATCTCAATCATTGACCGTTTCAGCACGTCCAGAGTTAGGTAATGCGGGCATTATTGTTTCTGGTGGCCGTGGTATGGGCAGCGGTGAAAACTTCGGTATGTTAGAGCAATTGGCGGACAAACTCGGTGCCGCGGTTGGGGCTTCTCGCGCCGCGGTTGACGCAGGTTTTGTGCCTAACGATCTGCAAGTGGGTCAAACCGGTAAGATTGTGGCGCCAAATCTCTACATCGCCGTGGGGATTTCGGGTGCGATTCAGCATTTAGCAGGGATGAAAGACGCTAAGGTGATTGTGGCAATCAACAAAGATCCTGAAGCGCCAATCTTCCAAGTGGCCGATTATGGTCTCGAAGCCGACCTGTTCGACGCCGTTCCAGAGTTGATTTCAACTCTAGGTTGATTTTATCCGTGATCTAAGTCAAAGTAAGCGGCTTTGCGGTGGCAACTGCTTAGCCGCTTATGTTTTTATGTGCCTCACGCCCGTGCATGGGCGTTCTTAGAAGTAGAGGCGCACCAAATATCAGTAGTGATCAGTAGGGTGATTCCGTTGATCGTTCACGAAAGGATTTGGTGCCGAAGTGGTTTGATTTATCAAGATCAACTGCTGGGGTTGTGCCGAATAGGTACAGCACTGCCATAGTATTTTCTGATACGGATATTAGGAATAGTTACTATGGAGCGCTACTGATAGGACAGGTGATCTTGGGTATCTATTGCCTTTTCCCACCAGTTCAGTCGCCCTCCATTCGTATTTTGACGAAGAAATAATCAATGACTGTAGTAAGTTACGCCGATTCGGCACTTTCTCTGCTGCCGCCTGTGGTCGCAATTGTGTTGGCGATTTTCACTCGCCGTGTTCTCCTTTCCCTCGGTTTAGGTATTGTGATTGGGGTGTTATTACTCAATCAATTTTCACCTGTGGCCAGCGGTGAGTTTTTATTAAACAGTGTAAAAGGACTTTTTTGGTCAGAAGATGGCGTAAATTCTTGGAATTTATACATTCTCGGCTTTTTAATTGTATTAGGGATGATCACGGCATTAATTACCGTCAGTGGTAGTGCTAGGGCATTTGCCGATTGGGCGCGCCTGCATATTCGCAATAAACGCGATGCCAAATTGCTGACCATGTTTTTAGGCTGTGTTGTCTTTATTGACGATTATTTCAATAGCTTAGTCGTGGGTTCTGTCGCAAGGCCCGTCACTGACCGTTATTATATTTCCCGCGCTAAGTTAGCCTATTTATTAGATTCAACGGCGGCACCGGTTTGTGTTATTTCGCCGGTATCTAGTTGGGGTGCTTATATTATTGCGCTGATCGGCGGCATATTAACCGCTCACGGTTTTGCCGACTCTGGTCATTTGAGTGTGTTTATTCAAATGATCCCTATGAATTTCTACGCTATTTTCTCTTTATTATTATTACTTTGCGTTGCATTTATGGGCTTAGATATTGGCCCTATGCGTGAGCATGAATTAAATGCACAGCGCGGTAATTTATATGATGAGAATAAAGGATTACCGCCCGGAGCGAATGCCGATTTACCCGAAGCCGAAACGGGTAAGATCCTTGGTTTATTCTTACCTATTACCGTGCTGGTATTTGCGACCCTGTATTTTATGATCGACAGTGGTGCCCAGGTATTAGCGAAAGAAGGTATTGAATTTAATATTATTTCAGCTTTTGAAAAAACCGATGTTAGCTCGTCACTGTTCTTTGGTGCCCTGATTGGTTTAGCGGTTGCGCTGGTGCTTAACCTAGTGCAAGGCGTTGAAAAGTCGATGGTCGTCAAAGGCGTAGTGCAGGGCGCTCGCTCTATGCTGCCTGCGATTTACATCCTGTTATTTGCTTGGACCATTGCCGGCGTGATTGGCCAGCTTGAAACCGGTAAGTTTATGGCAAGCCTCGCCACAGGCAACATTCCCTTTGCCTTCTTACCTGCGTTGATGTTTGTGTTAGCGGGTCTAACGGCGTTTTCTACCGGCACCAGTTGGGGCACGTTCGGTATTATGCTACCGATTGCCGCCGATATGGCGATGGGCAGCCATACAGCCATGATGTTACCTATGCTGGCATCGGTTTTGGCGGGCGCGGTATTTGGTGATCACTGCTCACCGATTTCAGATACCACGATTTTGTCGTCAACTGGCGCGAGCTGTCACCATATCGACCACGTTGTGACTCAGTTGCCTTACGCTGTGATTGTGGCGCTGATCAGCATGGTAGGTTATGTGGTGCTTGGTTTTACAGAATCTGTGAATGCGGGACTGCTGACCTGTGGCGTGCTGTTTGTCTTAAGCATTGTGTGGTTACGACTCAAATCCCAAAGCAACGCGAAATAAGCTTGACGTAAGCGAGCGCTTTTTTCGCGAGTCTTCATTGTTAATTTCCCAAGCTCTCAAAACAAATCAGCCAGCATTATGCTGGCTGATTTTTTATCTATCACACCTGAACTCGGGATAAAAAAATTTGAACTAATAGCCCTCCAAGTGATCGGATCTTTCGACCAAGAGAAACCTCATCACACCGGAGGGCCTATGCATAAATTAGTGGAAGTGTTTTGTGATGTCGATGATTTTTGCGCTGTTTTCATTCCTGAATGGGAAAAAACGCTGTTAACCGATGGCACACGCAAGCGTCAACGCGCTGGCCGTATGACGATGAGCGAAGTGATGACCATCATCATACTTTTTCAGATGTCCCACCACCGTGATTTCAAGAACTTCTACATCGGCTATCTGGCTCATTTCTACAAATCTGCTTTTCCTAATTTACTCAGCTATACCCGCTTTCTTGAGGTGATGCCCACGGCTTTAGTGCCGCTTTGCAGCTACTTTGCCAGCCTCAAGAGTGCTCCCACTGGCATTGAATTTGTTGATTCAACCAGCATCAAAGTGTGTCATAACCTACGTATTCATCGCCATAAAACCTTAGCGGGACTGGCGTGCAGAGGAAAAGGCACCATGGGGTGGTTCTATGGCTTTAAGCTGCATTTGATTGTGAATCATCAAGGTGGAATCGTGGCGGCCAAAGTGACACCAGCGAATGAACATGACACAAAACCGGTGAAAGAGATGGTGCACAGTGATATGAATAAACTCTATGCAGATAAAGGGTATATCAGTAAAGCGCTATCGAGTGAATTACTGGAAAAAGGCGTCACACTGGTGACAAACGTGCGTAAAAATATGAAAGCGAAGGCAATGTCGTTGTGGGATAGAGCGATGCTGTCGAGACGTTTCATCATAGAAACCATCAACGACCAGTTAAAAAATATCTCTCAAATAGAGCACTCTAGACACCGCAGCGTGCATGGTTTTATGCTCAATATGATTGCGGGACTTATCGCCTATCAATTGAAAGACAATAAGCCACAACTGAACATCACTCACGCAGAGTTTAATGCTATTGCAGTTATGGCTTGTTAAACCGATATCAGGTTATCACACATCCCAAATTACAGGGCGGTGTTGAGTCCACGGCGGTTCAATAACCCTTCGGTGGTAGGCTCTTGACCACGGAAGTTTTTGTAAGCTTCCATTGGTGCAATGCTGTTGCCCACTTCGCGAATGGTCTTGCGGTATTTCATGCCGATTTCACGGTTTAAGCCACCTTGAGTTTGCACGTAAGCGTAGGCATCTGCCGCTAAAATCTCACTCCACATGTAAGCGTAGTAACTTGCTGAGTAACCACCTGGGAAGGCGTGGGCAAAGTAAGTTGACTTATAACGTGGTGGCACGGCGGTGATATTTAAGCCGTGTTTTTTCAGCGCATTGGCTTCAAATGTCGCCACATCTTGCAGTGGGGCATCTGGGCTTAATGAGTGCCATTCCATGTCGACGAGCGCCGCAGCCATATACTCTAAGGTATCGAAGCCTTGGTTAAAGCTGCCGGATTTGAGCAGTTTTTGCAGCAAATCATCGGGAATTGGCTTACCTGTTTCGTAGTGTTTGGCGTAGTTGGCTAACACTTTAGGGTGGGCTGCCCAGTCTTCTTCGAAGGTTGATGGGAATTCCACAAAGTCACGGGAGACAGAAGTACCCGCCAAGCTTGGGTAAGTCACCTTAGAGAACATACCGTGGGTACCATGGCCCATTTCGTGGAACATAGTGGTCACTTCGTTGTAGCTGACGAAGGTCGGTTGTCCCTCTGGCGCCTTTTTAATGTTCATCACGTTGACCACGACAGGCTTAGTGCCTTCGAGGAAGGATTGACCCGCGAACGAGCTCATCCATGCGCCGCCGCGTTTGCCTTCACGGGCAAAGTAGTCGGCGTAGAAAATCGCCATGCTTGAACCATCGGCATCAAACATTTCGTAGGCTTTCACATCCGGGTGGTACACGGGTAAATCTGGGCGCGGCTTTAAGGTGACGCCATAGAGTTCTTTGAGGGTGTAGAACACACCGTCTTCGAGTACGCGGTTAAATTCGAAATAAGGGCGAATGCTATTGGCATCGAGGGCGTATTTCTCTTGGCGAACCTTCTCAGCGTAGAATTCCCAGTCCCATGGCGCGAGTTCAAACTTGCCGCCAGTCTTGTCGATCATCGCTTGGATATCGGCAGCTTCTTTTTCGGTATTAGCGACGACGGCAGGCACCATTGAACCAAACATGCTGTATACCGCTTCAGGCGTTTTTGCCATTTGTGGCGCGAGGCGGTAGCTGGCCCAGTTTTCATAACCTAATAGAGCGGCACGCTCGGCACGTAATTGCGCAAGGCGAGACACTAAAGATGCGGTTTCGTTTTCACCCGTTAAGCCACGGTTTGCCGAGGCTTCCCAAATGCGTTGGCGCAGTTCACGGTTCTCTAAAGAGGCGAGAACAGGCTGGCGAGTGGTGTTGGTGATGTTGATTAAGTACTTACCTTCGTGGCCTGCGGCCTTGGCATCGTTTGCTGCCGAGGTGATTTCGCTGTCAGTCAGGCCCGCCAGTTGCTCTTTGTTATCGACAACGATGGCGATTTCTTTGGTTAAGCGCAGTAAACGTTGTGAGAACTCGTTGGTCAGCGTCGATTGTTCTTCGTTCAGGGCACGGATCTTCACTTTCTGCTCATCGGTCAGTTTAGCACCGGCCATGATAAAGCGTTGGTGATACACCTCAACCAAACGTACCGCTTCAGACGTTAAGCCTAAGTTATTGCGGTCGTTATAAATAGTTTCAATACGGGCGAATAGTGCTGGATTGAGGTTGATGTTATCTGAGTGCGCTGCCATTTTCGGGGCCATCTCACCTTGGATTTTACGCAGGGCAGGATTGCTGTTTGAACCCGCGAGGTTGTAAAACACGCTCGATGCACGGGTCAGCAGGGCACCGCTTTTTTCCATGGCGACAATCGTGTTGTCGAAGGTTGGGGCGGCAGGATTGTTGGCAATGGCCAAAATCTCTTGATAATGCTCTTTAATGCCTTGCTCTAATGCGGGCTGAAAATGCTCGTCTTTAATGACACTAAAATCAGGCGCTTGGTATTGCAGCGTGCTGGCTTGGAACAGAGGATTTTGGGTTTGAACTGCGGTCACATTCGTCGCTTTAGTATCTTGAGTGCTGCAGCCTGCGAGTGCGCCTGTCATCAAAGTGGCGCCAATGGCGATGGCAATAAAACTTTTACGCATAGTTGAGTGATTTCCTTAGAATTGTAGTTTTTTGTGACTCTAGCGTTACTAACTTAAATAGGACTGAAAACCTATGGGGTGAAGTTGTAAGTAAAAGTAAACAAAAAAAGCGCCCTACAACCGTAGGGCGCTTGAACTATTTTCTTGCAGGGAAAATAGCGGGACGACTAGTTATTTACGGGTAAAGTTATGGTACTTGTCGATACCAGAGCTGCTACCTGTGTTGTGGCACACGGCACAAGATTCACCCGTAGGTTGCTTGAACCAATCGCCAGTGGCTGGCACGCTGATCTCGCCACCGTTGCTCACCATGTGGGCTTTAACTGCATCGCCAGTATGGCAGGCATAACAGTTAGCGGTAACAGGGCTGGTCATCTTGCTGCCGGGTTCAAGAATGTATTGATTTGGCACTTTGTTTAAATCAATAGCGGTTTCGTGACAGGCAACACAGCTAGTGACTGGGTTGATAGCGCCTGCGCCGTTCGCTGTCTTGGCTTGGGTGCCGTCGGCCTTCATCTCACCAACATTTGCACCATTACCCCAGTGCCAGCTGTGGATCATAGGACCAAAACCTGCACCCAGTGTGGCCGAAGTCCGAGC encodes:
- a CDS encoding amidohydrolase family protein — protein: MKHLPTSLLLSTLAVALSAQAHNLVPAAKQTQSVLIKNATVHTVSQGTLTNTDVLIEQGKISAIGPQLSVNGADSQAQVIDATGKHLYPGLIALDTSLGLVEIEMVRPTVDNAEVGDFNPQISAATAYNPDSELLPTIRYNGITHAQIVPSGDGLAGQSVIVDLDAWTIEDALQPSEGQFHVYWPQIKRMPEDEKEKAKAIEKNQQAIDKLTTAFEDGYRYFLSHKAKDSAKTTNLRWQAMLPLYQGKATLFAHADSVSQIEQVIALTKKYQFKLVIVGGYDAWRLASSLREVNASVIYPHTLSLPKRKDEPVDLPFKIPSLLASAGIPYALGFSSDWNSRNLPYAAGYSAAYGVTPEQALKSVTLDAAKLLGITDLGAIAIGYQGSVVLSDGDILDPISNKINAIWIEGRQIDLNNRHQQLYQKYLKR
- a CDS encoding amidohydrolase family protein encodes the protein MQINNKIIISCGIISSFVSHNIFAEANPIAPVNKLTAFTNAELIMAPGKRLTNATLLVENNRIKAIIEKGDIPAAALKVDLSGYTIYPGFIDPFTDYGIEFEYPKLGLTRPVYDIKRIGGNAENGAIHAEKEWFNYVYPNKERARDWINNGFTSVQSSKLDGIFRGTGVSLSLADKTANEVIYRARSQPFMAFDKGTSEQDYPNSLMGSIALIRQTFADANWYNQNKHKSVNNSASAQIEFNIAFERLDNLAEKQIVFETKNLNDLLRAANLLKEHQQPANLLASGQEYARINELKALHYPLILPLNYPQAPDVGTDDADREVSLAELRQWERAPTNPAAVANAGIPFAFTQFGIKTEAFWPRLRQAIAQGLSEDNALAALTTQAAEMAGTADFAGKLAPGYMADFVITKGNIFKDGQIYSVWLQGEEQSIRSLPQAKLLGDYQLTLNNLTLDLNLEETGKAGKTTFKGQLSSGEKSIALTNLQLEDDGRVSFNADLSDAGIHGISRFTLWLAKDGIQGRMVDAQSRSINVAGIAIASSPKTEQEGTPKTDAAPTLVSQLTYPNVAYGLSEAPKAEKLHIKNATLWTSDKQGILEHADLLMANGRIEKIGQQLSTPSGYQVLDATGKHLTAGIVDEHSHIAINGGTNEGTDAVTSEVRIGDVINPEDISIYRALAGGVTSAQLLHGSANPIGGQSQLIKMKWGESAEQLKFANAPASIKFALGENVKQSNWGEKFVQRFPQTRMGVKALFEETFDAAIAYEKGLKDYDDLRSSEKKKTIAPRPSYRLQAVAEVLKQQRDVHIHSYVQSEILMFLRLAEAYHFKVQTFTHVLEGYKVASELAAHGAGASTFADWWAYKFEVYDAIPQNACLMQKQGVLTSINSDDYEMQRRLNQEAAKSMMYCDMSKEDAWNMVTINPAKQLRVDEYVGSLTPGKMADIVLWNAEPLSIYAKVTQAWVEGKRYFDRDQDQLAQQQVVAERAALIQKILSSDDNAKAGEKVTPLNEPQWHCDTHYQAWGQHHQGAK
- a CDS encoding H-NS family nucleoid-associated regulatory protein; its protein translation is MSEFLEILTHGRRFKAAVKDLSIEELRDLAAKLDKILVERESMAAEEQQAIAARNAKIEEIRQQMEAVGLSIDDLGGVAVKAAGKKRAPRPAKYQIEVNGEVIQWTGQGRMPTVFKNEVNKGRSMDDFLI
- a CDS encoding electron transfer flavoprotein subunit beta/FixA family protein, with the protein product MKVLVPVKRVVDANVKVRVKADNTSVDTANLKMALNPFCEIAVEEAVRLKEAGSATEVVVVSIGNKAVQEQLRTALALGADRAIHIDTEEELTPVSIAKLLKAVQEKEQAQLVLFGKQSIDGDNNQTGQMFAALTDMPQATFASEIKVEGHSVQVAREIDGGMQTLSLPLPAVVTADLRLNEPRYASLPNIMKAKRKPLDVLTVADLGVTLKAHQTVVKVTPPAERKAGIMVASVAELVEKLKNEAKVI
- a CDS encoding FAD-binding protein, whose protein sequence is MAILVLAEHDNAALKLDTAKVVTAACAIGDDVHVLVVGHQCGAVAQAAQALQGVAQVLVADNSAYEAHLAENVAKLLVDLAPNYSHILAAASSAGKDTLPRVAALLDVAQISEVIGVVSSDTFVRPIYAGNALATVQSHDAIKVMTVRASAFDAAAQGNSAAVTTLDKVFEAKTQFVSQSLTVSARPELGNAGIIVSGGRGMGSGENFGMLEQLADKLGAAVGASRAAVDAGFVPNDLQVGQTGKIVAPNLYIAVGISGAIQHLAGMKDAKVIVAINKDPEAPIFQVADYGLEADLFDAVPELISTLG
- a CDS encoding Na+/H+ antiporter NhaC family protein, with the protein product MTVVSYADSALSLLPPVVAIVLAIFTRRVLLSLGLGIVIGVLLLNQFSPVASGEFLLNSVKGLFWSEDGVNSWNLYILGFLIVLGMITALITVSGSARAFADWARLHIRNKRDAKLLTMFLGCVVFIDDYFNSLVVGSVARPVTDRYYISRAKLAYLLDSTAAPVCVISPVSSWGAYIIALIGGILTAHGFADSGHLSVFIQMIPMNFYAIFSLLLLLCVAFMGLDIGPMREHELNAQRGNLYDENKGLPPGANADLPEAETGKILGLFLPITVLVFATLYFMIDSGAQVLAKEGIEFNIISAFEKTDVSSSLFFGALIGLAVALVLNLVQGVEKSMVVKGVVQGARSMLPAIYILLFAWTIAGVIGQLETGKFMASLATGNIPFAFLPALMFVLAGLTAFSTGTSWGTFGIMLPIAADMAMGSHTAMMLPMLASVLAGAVFGDHCSPISDTTILSSTGASCHHIDHVVTQLPYAVIVALISMVGYVVLGFTESVNAGLLTCGVLFVLSIVWLRLKSQSNAK